The DNA region GCAAAGAGGCAGGAGCacagagattcattcattcaaccagttCCCGAGCTCCTGCTTGCTGCCTGGGATATTGAGATGGACAAGACTTGGTCCACACCCTTGGAGCTGACACCCAGCAGGGAAGACTGAGAGAATAACAAAGTCTGCCAGCCAGAGGGATCGCAGTGCAATAGAGGTTTACACCTTGTACACAGGtcttcagggaaggcttcccagaggaggtgatggGTAACCTGAGTCTTGAGGGAGGAATAGGAGTTTACCAGATATTCAGCATTCCAGGAAGGAGGAGCACCACGTTCAGGATATGACTATGTCAAAAATCCAGCCCCCGGGAGTCCCCAGCACCCCACtggggcaggcaggagaggacagggcaggaaggagctaGGCAAGAAAGTTCAGAGGGAAGCAAGGGTCTGCTCTCAGAGGATCTAGTGGGTGACGCTGAGTGTTGAACTTTATCTGAGGGCCCTACacgggggtgaggggagggtcaAAGGGGGTTTCTGTGATGCTGACACATCAGATCCCTCCAGCAGCTCATGGAGGGTAAGTTAGAGGGGCATGGCTGCACTCAGTGGTACCaggtcatccattcattcaacggAAGATCCTGAACAAACTGTGCCAGAAGCTGTGCTTGGCACAGGGATTCAGGGGAGAGGACAGGCCCCTGCCTTCAAGGTGCTCCAGGCTACGGAGGAGACAGGTACAAGACAGAGCATTGCCGCTCAGTGGGGGTCCAGAGACCCTCCTTAAAGGTGAGCCTGAGGCAGGATGGCTACAGGCACTGCAAGGCCCTGGGCAAAATGAGAATGAGGAGCCCTGTGTTCAAAGACTGCTAGAAATTTCAAGATGGCCACCACAGAGCTTTAAACCCAGCACAGAGCTCTGTGTGACAACATGGCACACATGCTACTGAACTCAGCCGTGCCTGAGGGAAATCCTCCAATAGCAATAAGGCAACAGGGattggcccggtggctcagtggttaagttcacacattccgcttctcagcggcccgggggtcgccagttcagatcctgggggagagatgacaccgcttggcaaaaatccatgctgtggtagaggtcccacatataaaaaagtggaggaagatgagcatggatgttagctcacagccagtcttccttggcaaaaagagaaggattggtaatagttagctcagggctgattttcctcaaaaaaacggaaaaaaaagaataaggcaagaaatgaaggaaaaggtaGGAGGAATGATGGTAGACGAAACAGCACATCCAGAGGCTCTAATTTTGCAGAAGGCATTCGGGACTCCAAGCAAGCAGGTGGTGTGAGTGTCAGTGACCAAAACATGGGCACAGGAGCGTCAGAACCCTGAATCCTACAGGGAGTCCCTGGAGGTCAAACCCTTCAGGCAACACAGACAAGTGACACAATCCAGGTTCTTTCCCGAAGACCACTCTGCATTCACTGTGGAGTAAGGGTGCGGTGGGAGAGGTGCTAGACAGCTGCTGCACACCAGTAGGGGCAAGAGGTGAGAGGCACAGACGTGAGAGTCATTTAAGAGAAGAAACAAGTTGGATGTGCCCCCCAGACTCCTGTAGGGGGTGACCAGGTGGGCATGGTGCTGATAAACATGGTGGGGAGAAAAGCCCAGAATCCTCAGACCCCAGAGCTCCCTGAGCTCCGACagtgcccctcccctccagcaggTTGTACTCACCATGGGCACAGAATTCCCCAAGAAATGTGGTGACAGTTTTCCGGTCCTCGGAGTTGCTGACCACACAGGTGAGGCTGGCATTGGGTGGGCTCAGAGGCAGGCTCACAGCCAGGGTCCAGGAGTTGCGGGCTGGTTCCAGCTCCCTTGAGAGGTCCTTGCTTTCCCAGGTCACATTCAGGTCCTCTGTGACCCCTGCAGCCCTGCACTCCAGGGTGATGTTGCACCAGCCTTCTGTGGTAGACACTGACTTGGCCAGGATCTGGGGAAGGGGCACAggctctggggtgggagggacaagAAATGGAGCCTCACATGAGTGGAAAACACTACAATTTGCACATTCTCATCCACTATCTCACTGAagctctgtcttcctccctctaaGAAGGGGAGACATTTTATAGACGAAATAGTATTTACCCAAAGCTAAATATGTTGCAAGAGACAAGAAGGAAGGGAGCCACTGAGTTAAGCCTTATGTGACTGCACTAGACTGAGAAAGTCTTAAAATCTCCCACAAGAAAATAAAGCCAGCACTCCACCCACCCAAGGCCCAGTATTTTTAGAAATTGGGTCTTTCCTAGGAGAAGTCGGGAATGAAGGACTTGTCCTGATCCAGGACCTTCGCCCTGCTTCTGCTGAGATGATGCCTGAACGATAAACCCAGAGTGAAGAAGGACGTCTGGCCAGCTCTGAGAGCCCAGAGAAGTCCCCATGCTCTCCAAAGTGGAGACATTTGTGGGAGATGCAGTGGTAATGATTAGGGATGACAATCCCAAGCGTGATTAGAATGTGCCACTGGACTTGTGGGTacacagagaaggagaagtgaCAGGTTTTCCAGACAGTCATAGAAATCACATGGAGACATAAAGCTGTCAAAGCCACTCTCTGTAGGAGGGTATTTCTCTATGCAGAGGAGCTGTAGGGTAAGAAAGAGGTGCTAAATGAGGTCTTCAGAAGTGGGGCAGGCTAGACTTTCTCCTACATCTGTGGAGGCTCTTAGGGCTGGATTTTGTGAGTGACTCTGGCCTCGGGCTGAGactgaggaagagcagagggaataGGGAGGATGAACTACACGAGGATTTCTGAATTACGGCAGGCAGAACAGTGCCCCcgcccaaagatgtccacatcctaatcctcagaacctgtgaatgtgttaggttaatggcaaagggaaattaaggtagtagatagaattaaggttgctaatcagctgacattaaaatagggagattattctggattatctgcaTGGGACCtatgtaatcacaagggttcttaagagtggaagaaggaaggagaggcgTCAGAGGGATGCAGCGTAAGGAGGACTCGTCCCGCCATTTCTgcctttgaagacagaggaatgtGGCCAAGAGCTAGGAATGCAGGCAGCCACCAGGAGgtggaaaagataagaaaatgttttttcccatGGCTCCtgcagaaaggaacacagccctgccaactcCTTCActttagtccagtgagacccGTGTCTGACTCCTGACCTACACACAGCAGAGTAAGGGAACACAGTTGTGTGGATTTAGCCCGCTACGTTTGTAGTACAGCAGTCCCTCCTCAACCATGGTTTCACTTTCCCAGGTTTCCGTTAGCCACGGTCAACCACACACCAAAAACATTAAATGAGAAATTCCTGAAATCAATAAGTCATGTTTTAAATTGCAAAGTGTTCTGAGTAACGTGTTGAAATCTCACGGCATCCTGCTCTATCctgcctgggacatgaatcatccctttctCCAGCATGtccacactgtatacactacccaTCCGTGAGTCACTTAGTAGCTGGTTTATCAGATCTACTGTGATGGTGtctcagtgcttgtgttcaagtaaccttcATTTTACTTAATGATGATCCCAAAGATCAAGAGTAGTGACggtcggatatgccaaagagaagccataaagtgattcttttaagtgaaaaggtgaatgttcttgacttaataaggaaagaaaaaaatcatatgctgaagttgcgaagatctatggtaacttttattacagtatagtGTTATCAtcgttctattttattattagttactgttcatctcttactgtgcctaatttataaatgcagctttatcataggtatgtgtgtataggaaaaacataCTATACATGCAgtttggtactatccacagtttcaagcatccactggaggtcttgAAATGTATCCTCCACAGATAAGGGGGGGCCActataatttgttatagcagcaatagaaaactaatacataaaTTAAGTCAACTGAATCCTCTAAAGAACTATCAGTGTTACGGCAAAAATTCCATTTCCCCCATAATTCTATTTTCGTCTCCCAAAACACTGAAGTGATTCTTTCCCTGGcgtgaatctcagctctgctctccatTTGTGCTGAACCCACTTATCGTAATTTCAATGGAGCAAATAGAGCCTGAAGGCTGCTGTCAGGAAGGAGTCCTGCAAAATGGTGCCCACGTGACACTCCTAGGCACAAAAGAAGGCTGTAGCCATGGGATTGAGGTGAGGGGGTGTCACGTACCATACACAGTGAGGTCGAAAATCTGGTTAGATTCCATTCCCCCAGGTAAGTTGGCTCGAGCCCGGTACTGCCCACTGTCCTCACGGGTCAAGTTCTCAATCCTCAGGGATGTCAGGTTGGGCACATGGACCCTCTGCATGTACTTGTCCTGGAGGCTGACCCAGGTTGGAGTCCCTTCTGACCCTTTATGGACTTGCAGCATGACTCTGTGTTTAACGGCGGGGCCAAAGGCCCAAACGATCTCCTCCAGCTCACTTCCTGGCTCCTTGATCAGATGAAACCACACAGAACCTCCTCGGATCCTCTTCAGAGAAATGTAGGATCCAGAATCCTGAACTCCAGTGCCATGTGCTCCAGAACTCTTGACCCCAGTGCTGCAGACACCTAGGGCATTGGAATCAGGAAGGTGAGTGTTCTTTGATCAAGAATAACAGAGAGAATCACAGACcccatcttttttgtgtgtttggtaaagaagattggccctgaactaacatcagtgccaatcttgctctattttgtatgtggcatgctgccaaagcatggcttgatgagcagtgtgtaggtcttcaCCAAGGCTCTGAACCCGTGAGCCCTCGcatgccaaagcagaatgcacaaacttaagcactacgccagCAGGCCCAAACTTGGACgcatctttttaataaaatccatCCAACACACTCCCTTGATTCTTGAAAGGCAGCCTAGTACAAAGAATTTGAAGCAATTCTGGAATCAAGTCCTGGTTCTAGTGGAGTGTAACCTTGAACAGGTTACATAAACTTGCTAACCTGCAGTCAGGTTCCCTACCTGCCTCAAAAAGATAGTATGAATTAAATGAGCTCAAGGATCAAAAGCACCAGCACATTTTCTGACACATACAGAGTGTGTATCTGTACGAAGCAGCTTCCAAAGTGACTCCAAAGAGCCCTCCCTCCTCAGGTTTACACCCTTGGATCCATCTCCCCTGGAGTGTGGTCTGACCTGGTGACTTGCTTCTAAGGAACAGGATacagcaaaggtgatgggatgtcacctAGCGATGTGAGGTTATACACGACTGTGACCCATCTTGCtcgcactctctctctccctcagtctgatgaagccagctgccatgttgtcagctgccctgtggagaggcccacacagcgaggaactgagggcagcctcgagccaacagccagtgaggaactgaggcactCAGTCCAACAGCCACAGGAACTGCATCTCATCAGCAATCACacgagtgagcttggaagcagattcttcccagcTGAACCTTGAGCTGACTGCAGCCCCCATCAAGGTCTTGATTTCAGTCTCAGAGACCCTGAGCCACAGGGACAGCTAAACCACCCCTGgatcctgacccacagaagctgTGAGACTGTACAGGGTATTGTTTTAAGGCACAAGTTTTCGAGTAACAGGTTACACAGCAATGAATAACTAATACAATGACAAGGTTGCTCTCCCTTCCCCAAAACCAGGTGGGCAGTGCTCGTTCACTCTTCTTTTCAAGAGGAGAAGCACAAGAAGCCCAGACTGGAGTTGATTCCTCCAGCTCAGACATGGTGGTACCAGGTCAGCCCTCTCTTCCACAGGACAGCTGCTGAAGCTGGCAGGTCCCCTCTGAGATTCAGGCCAGGGGTGCCTGGTTCCTACCCACTCTGTCTCCAGGAGTAGCTTCTTGGTCTGTCTCCATCCCTCATCCGTGGGGAGCTCCAGGCTCCCCTGGCTTCACTGTTATTGCAGCAGAAGTGGCCTTGCCTCTCTGGTAATGGTCCCCTTAAGGCAGCACTGCTGGGACCTCAGGGTTCCCAGCCTCCACGCAACCAAAAAgccatttgttctttctgttcaCCCATGGACAGTACATTTGCTAAATTATAAgagttgttttgtcttttgttcaCCAAAGACAGCAGACAGAGGAGGGAGACCCTGCCCCCCTGTTCCACcccgctgccctccctcccaggagcccGGACCACTCACTGAGGAGGAGGCTGCTGAAGCCGAGGAGCCAGGAGGCCCTGCAGACGGGGGTGTCTTCTGAGCAGGGCCCCATCGCAGGCTGCCTGCCAGCCTGTTCCGCTGCAGAGGAGACatccaggaggcagaggaaaagcTTCACTCAGACAAGCCCTTTGCGCTCTTCCCCACCCCAAGGGCGGAGCTAAATATTAGTTCTGGGATCTCAGCCCAATAGTTAGAGTGACTCATTCAGATCTTTCCTGTCATCCCTGGTATCTACAGTAAGACGTCAATCATAATTGCAGAACCAGTTATAAACAGCCTCACTCTATGATCCTCCTGGCCCAGTGTTGGAGAGACCCCTCCCTGCAGTGTTCTCACACTTTCCAGCCCTACACCCACTCAAAACCCTCACCTGCTTCTCCGGTCAACAGCCTACTCCAGGCAGCCCTGGCCACCAGTGCCAGTGTGGTCAGCTCAGAGGTCACTCTGTTACAGCCAGGCTGGGCTAAGCCTCACCTTAATGAGTCAAATTTCCATTAGGATTTTCCACAAATTTCAACTGTCAGTCACCTAAGTAAGAAGCTCTGAACAAAAAAGCAAAGCTCTTTGTGTGAAGTGTCAAATCCCCACACCCCCAATGCACATATTGCCCTTTGCCTATTGCTTGCGCCTACATGGCTTTCTCAGCGGCCACTAGTGCTAGTGATGCTCCCCACACAGGGCATAGACTAACCTCTACAGAAACTGACAGGCTCTTAGCTGCATCACAACCAGGCTTTTCCTCTAAGCCTctgccagccctgctcccaccATCACGGAGCAGCAGGGACAGAGACCTGCACACTCCTCCTGGCCACAGCCTCCGCTGCTTCAGACTCACGGCCCCTGCTGAGGGTCAGGCCCCAGACTCTTCCCCCAGACTGGAGACTCTGCAACATCCGAGAACTCTTGCCTCCCCTACCTTAGGGGACTCGCGCCATCTTCCTAACTCCTGGGAagtgcctccttctcctccccactgaGGCTTCCTCCTCAGCTGCCCACGTAGAACACCCCAAGGCTGGAGCTGCACCACTGGCCCCATGACCATGCACTCAAGGTAGTCAGGGCACCGCATAGTAACCCATATTTGAATGTGAAACCCAAGCCCTAAGTGGTTGTACAACTTGTGAAATGTCACACAGCAAATCAAGGGTCAGGGTCTGCACTCTTAACAACAAACTCATGAAAAAAATCCCCAACATCACAGCTGTCCAATCCTACTGTGTGGCCTCAAGCAAGTCACCTAATTCCAGTCTGTTCATCCTCTAAACTGCTCTGCAGCATCCCAGACAAGAGAACATTCAACACTGGCTTGATTACACTACTCCACCTTGTAATGAGGATATCACTTCAAAAGGCAGTCCATGAGTCCTATGGCCTGGAACTTCTTGTATGGAGTCTAAATCCAGGCAGCTCCTCCACTAGTCACTCTCAGGGTGACGGTGAGCAAGTCTCATAggtccccttcctctctgtccctaTGTCTCTAGTGAGAGCACTCTTCATGTGAGAATTGTAGAGTTTTGCAAACCAATTGCTTAAACCTCATTTCTACATCCCAGCCATCCTGTGCCAAGGTCTAACACACAAACAAGCTCACATGCCAGCTGCAGAACCTTTGGTAAGAGTGTGCTACACATAACTACCTGATGCCAGGAATGTTTGAGGAATTAGATGAGGGCACACCTGGATCTACAGCAGCATGATATGTATGTCAGGAAGGGCCAGGTAGGAGAAAAATGTAGAGTTCAGTGAGCTGAGATCACGGGAAGAACAAGAGATCTGAGAGGTGACCAGGAGAATAAGTTTTCAGGAAGTCACAGAAAACGTAGGTAATTCTCTGGATCTCCAAGGGAATTGGTGGATGGTAATGTCTATATTACTTGAATTCCAAAGGGCAGGACACCTCAGTTGAGAGAGGGTCATGTGAAGAATACATTTATTGGATATCTACTCTATGCCAGAGGCTTTCCATCTGTTCTTTCAACTAATCCAcaatatatgtttaattaaatCCTCGAAACACCATATTATCTAAGCATTCATTCACTAATGAAGGAGCATCCTGAAAGTccaaagagatgaaataacttATCTAAGGtcatattttacataaatggcaAACTGGTCACAAGCTGACAGTATCATTCCAGCCATGGACATGCTCTAGAGGAAAAGGAGGGTGTCGATTCTGAGAAATTCAAGTCACAGCTGTGAAAGACCCTGGCAAGAGAGAGATTGGCCACTTTATCATGTGAGGGGAACCTGCATCCCCAGGAGGAGGGCTGGATGTTTAGGTAAAGGAGAGTCTGGAGAACAGGATCTGAATTATGGTCTTTACTCTGACCACCATGTCTGGGTGAAAGAGAAGAGCCACCTGCCCAGCCATGAATGTGTTGTAACAGAGCAGCCGGGCAGCCCTAGAGCTGGACtgcagacagagggagacagCAGCAAGTGGAGACCAGTCATCActatctgttttttcttccttctttcctcctctataaTTCAACtacttattttctgatttaaaaaatttacacttagtatttttattaaaaataaacagaactaaaactttaaaaactcatAACAGGATGATGTTTAGTTTCAATGGGTCATTCAGGGAAAAGTATATAAATGCTGAATAACTTTAACCATAATTAGAAAATAACTAATAAATTTGCAATGAGTATTAAAATATGAAGGGTGAAAATGTCAGAGTAAGGAACTGCAAAAACTCTCTTCTCCATAAAAGCAGTGAGAAAACTGGCCTAccttttagaaaactttttcagAATACTGAAAATTAACTACTGGCTTGCAGTAACCTGAGGAGCATTTATTCAGGAAAAGTGGCTTAACCCCAACAAGAACAGGGAGCCATCTTGTGTTTTAACTTTTCCTAGTCACTTCTCTGCTCTCTGGCAGTGCTGTACACTTGAAAAATAGATGTCTGTATTCTTGGTGAACTCCAGCAGCCTTGAAGCCACCAGAGACAGCCCTTTCAAAGCCTCATTCCCAGTAAATTGTTAGGATTTGACATGTCTAGTGGTACCCATGAAGACCATACTTTAAACAGAGTCTATATTTGACTTAAACTTGGAGCTCTCCCACTATGAACAGCCCTTTACCCAGCAGAATTTGACAAAAGCAATTACAGGCAATTGTTTAACTTCAGGGTTTCCTGAGATAGAGAATAACAATTGAGACAAACAGACTAATTAAAACGTTGTAAGGAAAACCTGGGGAATGAGCTATCCATAGAGGCTTTGAAAAGCTTTGACATATGCCTGG from Equus przewalskii isolate Varuska unplaced genomic scaffold, EquPr2 ChrUn-9, whole genome shotgun sequence includes:
- the LOC103542959 gene encoding SLAM family member 9-like isoform X1 yields the protein MGPCSEDTPVCRASWLLGFSSLLLSVCSTGVKSSGAHGTGVQDSGSYISLKRIRGGSVWFHLIKEPGSELEEIVWAFGPAVKHRVMLQVHKGSEGTPTWVSLQDKYMQRVHVPNLTSLRIENLTREDSGQYRARANLPGGMESNQIFDLTVYEPVPLPQILAKSVSTTEGWCNITLECRAAGVTEDLNVTWESKDLSRELEPARNSWTLAVSLPLSPPNASLTCVVSNSEDRKTVTTFLGEFCAHDSQGQASTGTLKAILGPIVAVPLILGVGLYLWKTHEKKKKMEIGRGAGLQEEHRNQDDDIQYAELSLQESRGGRDKGMGETTSARKGRSHCCLQ
- the LOC103542959 gene encoding T-lymphocyte surface antigen Ly-9-like isoform X2; its protein translation is MLQVHKGSEGTPTWVSLQDKYMQRVHVPNLTSLRIENLTREDSGQYRARANLPGGMESNQIFDLTVYEPVPLPQILAKSVSTTEGWCNITLECRAAGVTEDLNVTWESKDLSRELEPARNSWTLAVSLPLSPPNASLTCVVSNSEDRKTVTTFLGEFCAHDSQGQASTGTLKAILGPIVAVPLILGVGLYLWKTHEKKKKMEIGRGAGLQEEHRNQDDDIQYAELSLQESRGGRDKGMGETTSARKGRSHCCLQ